Within the Agromyces ramosus genome, the region GCCAGCCCACGACGACGGCGAAGGGTGCGACCTCGTGCGCGATGCCGAGCAGCTTCGCCGTGGTCGTGAGTGATGCGGCCGCCTCGACCAGCACGACGGACTCCACGGTGACCGCCGAAGCGGCCCGCCGGAACTCCTCGATGGTGTGCTCCCGCTGCAGCGACGGCACTGCCCGCTCGAGCCACTCGCCGCCCTCATCCAGCGGATGCCACACATGGACGTGTCCGTCCACGACGCGATCGAGCGCGACGCTCCGGCGATCGTTCACCTAGCGCTCGCCCCCGACGGCGGCCAACTTGGCCCGGGACCACGCCTCGTACTCCTCGCGACTGTTCTCGCTGAGGGGGTAGTAGTCGCTGAGTCGTGCACCCTCATCGAGGCGCATGCGGCTGAATGCCTCCCACTCCTCGTGGGCGCGGGCGGTGCGAATGAGCTCGTCGGCCTTCCGGACCGGTACGACGACGGCACCGTCGTCGTCGGCGACGATGAGGTCGCCGGGCAGGCAGAGCGAACCGCCGACCGCGACGGGGACGTCGTAGCCCCACGGGAAGAGTCCCGCCTGCGACGCGTAGTTGGGCGTGGTGCCCGTGCACCAGATCGGCACGCCCAGCTCGCGCACACGGCGGGCATCGCGGATACGGCCGTCGACCACGATGCCCGCGCCGCCCTTGCGCTTGAAGTAACGCACGAGCATGTCGCCGAGGCATCCGCTGTACGCATCGCCGTAGGCCTGGATCACGAGGATGTCGCCCGGCTGCACCGACTCGAGCGCGGCCCAGAGCGCGGTGCTGCGCTCGACGTACTCCTGCGAGAGACCGCTTGCCACGTCTTCGCGCTGCGGCATGAACTGGAGCGTCAGGGCGGGGCCGGCCACCCGCTGGCCGGGCTCGAGCGGCACCGGCCCGTCGATCCAGGTTCGGCGGATGCCCAGCCCGTGCAGCTTCGCCGACGCGGTCGCCGCGCTGAGCGGGCGGAGCCGGTCGACGAGGTCGACGCTCGGCCGCTCGAACTTCGGCCCGCGAACGGGGAGCGGCCAGACGACAGTGTCCTGGACGGGATCGACGGGATTCATGAGGACCTCCAACGGGGTTCGGTGCTGTACGTCTGGTGTTGCGGAAGCAGGGCCCGGCGCTGGATGCGCAGGGTGAGGTCGATGGTGGAGAGCGCGGGCAGGATGACGCGGACCCGGTTGCTGCCGGCATCTTCGTCGGTGAGCACGGTGGGAATGTCGGCCAGCGGGCTGTATGTGCGCGTCGGGCCGGGCCACTCGAGGTCGCGCCGGTCGTAGGTGACCGACTCGATGAGGTCCTCGCCGTACATGCCAGCCTGCAGGAGGAGCGAGCGGTCGGCGCGGGCGCCGATGTTCACGAGGGTCACGCTCACGGCGTCTTCGGAGATCGAGCGCACGAGTGCCGAGATGTCGCGCGGCAGGCCCGGTGCCTCGGTCTCGGCATCCCAGTACCGGATGCGCGCGAGCGGGAGGCCGCCGTTGTAGAGCGCGGCCGGCGCGCCGTGCACCTGCTGGGAGAGCACCTCGGTGACCACGGGATTCACCCGCTGCCACCAGTGCAGGTCGTTCTCCTGAAGGCCGCCCTCCTTGCGCAGGAGCGCGAGCCGATGGGCCACCTGGCCGAGCGCGACACGGAGCGACTCCTCGGGGTAGTCGGGGTAGGCGCCCCGGAGCCAGGAGAACCACTCGGGCTCATGCCCGGCCTCCTCCTTGTCGCGGAACTGGCGCATCGGCGCCCACGGGTAGCCGGCCTCGTCGCGGAGCTGCTCGACGGTGTCGAGATCGCGCTGCTCACCGCTCGTCCACCAGAGCCAGGTCGGGATGGCGGGGCTGAGCGGCAGCCACTCGAACCAGCCGTCGCGTCCGTAGCGGTGGGGGATGAGCTGGTAGTGCTTGCCGTGGTCGGCGCCGAGCAGCTGTCGCCACTCCGGGGCGCGGCCGACGTCGTCGGCCGGCAGCTCGGAGACCCTCGCCTCGGCGAGCACGGCGGCGAGCGTGTCGCGGGCCATGCCGAGTCCCTCATCGGCACCGTTCACGAGCTTGTCGTTGATGCCCGCGATGAGTGCGGGCGGCTCGACCGAGTGGAAGCCGTGCGGCCAGGTCCAGCCGTAGTGGCCGCCGAACCAGCGGCCGCCGTGCAGCTCGCCGACCTCGCCCGAAGGCCCGACACTGTCGGGGACGATGCCGCCGTTGGCGGCAGCCCGCTGCGACCACGCCGTGACGTACTCGTGGATCCAGTCCGCGAGGCGGGGATCGTGCGAGTACAGCCAGGCGTTCGCCACGAGCGACGTGGACGACAGGTTCGCGGTGACGTCGCCGCGGCCGAGCCGTTGCTGCATCGCCTCGCCCATGCGTCGGCCATTGCCGGGGTCGGCCAGGTCGTCCCAGCTCTCGATGCCCTCGAGGTCGTCGAGCGGGAGCCCCCAGCGGCGCATGTTGTCGACCGCGGGGGTCGTATACGACTCCCACGCCGTGCCCAGCCCCCACCTCGGTCCGCCGGCGCCGTTGTGGGGTGCGACGATCATGCGGCGGGCCGCATCGTAGTTGCCGGCGGGAGAACCCGGGAGGTAGAGCTCCGCGAACCGAAGGGCGCGCTCGCGGAAGGCCTCATCAGCCGGATCCGCCGCGCAGAGCGCGTAGAAGAGGATGAGCGACTCGCCCTGGTGGAACCAGTCGTACCCGCGCTCGAAGTCGTCGACGAGGTACCCGCTGTCGGTGAGCTGGCGGGTGACGCCCTCCCAGCTCTGCTTCACCTGGGCGAGCAGCTCCTCGTCGCCCGCGATCAGGTACAGGATCGGCCAGTTGAAGAACGCCTCGTAGAAGTCGTCGACCCCGTCGCGGTCCTGCTGGGCCCCCACGTATCGGAGGCTCCCGTCGGGCTCGCAGCACGTGTCGACGAACTCCTGCCAGGCGTCTCGCAGCACGTCGATGAGGTGTCGCTGGAGAACGGCCCAGGTCGGAGGCTGGATCAGCGGCACCGTCGCCGTGATCTCGAGGTGGTCGGATGAGTGGCTCATGGCTCAGCCCTTCAGCGCGCCGGAGGTGAGGCCGCCGACGATCCTGCGCTGCATGAAGATGAAGAAGACCAGGATCGGCGCCACGGCGAGCAACAGGTTCGGATACACCAGCGTGTAATCGCTCGTGTATTGACCGATGGCCGCATACACGCCGGTGGTCACGGTGTAGATGCCCGAGGCGGGCCCCAGGATCATCTGCGGGTGGACGAAGTCCGACCAGACGCCGATCGAGTGCAGCACGATCGCCGTCGCGATCGCCGGCTTCATGAGCGGCACGATCACCTTGAGGAGGGTTCGCAGCTGCCCCGCGCCGTCGATCTTCGCCGCTTCGTCGAGCTCGCGGGGGATGGTCTGGATGTATCCGACGTACAGGAAGATCGAGACCGGGATGGTGAGCGTCGTCTCGAAGAGGAGGAATCCTTGGATGGTGCCCATCAGGCCGAGCGACTTCAGCACGTAGATGCCGGGAATGATGAGGGCCTGACCGGGAATGAAGAGCCCGGCCAGGAGGACGAGCATGAGCACTCGGTAGCGACGCTTCAGGCTGCGGGCGATCACGTAGGCCGCCGGCACCGACACGATCAGGGAGATGATGTTGACCCCGATGACGAGGGCGATGGTGACGCCGTAGGCGGCAACCACGTTGAAGCGCGTCGAGGTGAGCGCGCGTGCCATGTAGTCGAACGAGAGGGTCGCCAGATCGAAGCCGAACGGGGTACTGATGATCTCGGCCTGCGGCTTGAACGCATTCACGACGAGCAGGTAGATCGGGACCGCCATGAACAGGCCCGCCAGGACGATGAACGTGAGCCTGAGGGTGCGTGACGGGATCATGCTGCGCCGTTCGACGCGTGCGGAGGTCATGCTGCGACGTTCCTCTCGGCTCGATTGCGGAAGCTGGTGATGGCGACGGTGACCGCCACGACGACGACCATGAGGACGACTGACTGCGCTGCGCCGTAGCCGAGCGACCCGTTCGAGAACGAAACCGCGAGGATCTGATAGGCCACCGTCTCGGTGCGACCGGCGGGCCCACCCGAGGTGAGCGAGAGCACGAGGTCGTAGGTCTTCAGGAGGGCGACGGCCGAGAGCACGATGTTGACGGTGACGACCGGGGCGAGCAACGGCAGCTTCACCTGCCAGAAGATCTGGGACGTGCTCGCCCCGTCGATCTTGGCCGCCTCCAGCATGCTCTCGTCGATGGTCTGGAGCCCCGCCAGGTAGAGCACCAGGTTCACTCCGAACGCGGCCCAGATGGTGACGGCGATGACGCTGAGCGCGGAGAGCGTCGGGTCGGAGAGGAACGGGATCTTGTCGAGCCCGGCAGACTCGAGCGCCGAGTTGATGACGCCGTTGGCACCGAGGATCGCCGACCAGATGAATCCGATCATGAGTGCGCCGATGACGTACGGGTAGAAGAGGAGGGCACGCATGAACGAGTTGAAGCGGGTCGATCGCGTGAGGAGAAGGGCGAAGCCGAGTCCGGCGACGTTGCACCCGAGCGTTCCGCAGATCGCCAGGATGGCCGTGAAGGTGCCGGCGCGAAGGGCCGCGTCGTCTTCGAGGATGCGTTCGTAGTTCGCAGTGCCCACGAAGCCCGGGTTCGGGGAGAACCCGTTCCAGTTGGTGAGGCTGAGGTAGAACGCGATGCCGATCGGGATCAGCACGAACAGGGTGACCATGATGAAGGCCGGGGCGACGAAGGCGACCTGGCCGGTGCTGTCGAGGAAGGCGCGGCGGCGGCGGGAGATCGCACGAGGAGCCGTGCGCTCCGCCCTTTCGGGTCCTGCAGCCCGGAGGACTGCAGGACCCGAGGGGGTGGTGATCTTATTGAGCATTCGCAGTCCACCAGTCGTCGAGCAGCGTGATGCCGCCCTCGACCGAGTCACCGACGTAGAGGCCCTGCACGACGACCTTCACCTGGTCGCCGTAGCCCAGCGGCGCGATGTTGGAACCGAGCCCGGCACCGGGAGTGATGAAGCCGGTGCTGTCGTCGGCCAGGGCGAAGATGGCGTTGGTGAGATCGGACGCCTCGTAGGGGTAGCCCTCGCGGTAGTTGCCCTCGACGGACAGCGCCGTGGTGACGGCGGTCTCGTCGCTCGTCAGGTACTCCACGATATCGAACGCGAGGTCCTTCTTGTCGGAGGTGTCGAGCACCCCGTAGGTGACGGCCGGGTTGCCCGTCAGCGGGCCGGGCTTGCCATCGAACGTCGGTGCGCGGAACACGCCGACCTCGAAGTCCGTCGCGGCCTCGTCGATCGTCGGGACGATCCAGCTGCCCATGGTGTAGGTGGCCGCCTTGCCAGACGTGAACGCCGCGGTGGCGTCGTCGTAGGTGAGGGCGTTCGCATCGGCCGGAACGAGGCCCTGGGCCACCCAGTCGGCGTAGACCTGGAGGTAGTCGTGGTAATTGCTCTCAGCGAAGGAGACCTCACCGGCGTTGCGGTCGGCGATCCAATCGGGCTCGTCGCGCATGACCGTCGGGCCGGCGAGGCCCAGGAACTGGCTGCCCGTGACCCACTCGCCCGCGGTGCTCAGCGGCACGTAGCCGGCGCCCTTCAGCGCGGTCAGCGCTTCGGTGAACTCCTCGACGCTCGTGGGCGCCTCATCGATGCCGGCGGCTTCGAATGCGTCCTTGTTGTAGAAGACCAGGCTCTGCATCTGCAGGCCCGTGCCGACGATCTTCTTCACGCCGTCGACGGCGTTCTCTTCGACGAGGGGGGTGTCGTTGACCCAGTCCTCATCGGGCAGCTCGGCCAGGACCTCGGCCATTGCGATGGGGGCGCCGTCGACGATGTCGGGCTCGGTGCCGGCTGCGAGCTGCTGCTGGAGCGTCTCGCCCACGTTGGTCGCCGGTGCCTCGATGACGACGTCGACGTTCGGGTTCGCCTCTTCCCAGGGGGCCACGAGTGCATCCCAGAACTCGAGCGTCAGCACGGGGGTGACGTTGACGAGCATTCG harbors:
- a CDS encoding ribonuclease activity regulator RraA, producing the protein MNPVDPVQDTVVWPLPVRGPKFERPSVDLVDRLRPLSAATASAKLHGLGIRRTWIDGPVPLEPGQRVAGPALTLQFMPQREDVASGLSQEYVERSTALWAALESVQPGDILVIQAYGDAYSGCLGDMLVRYFKRKGGAGIVVDGRIRDARRVRELGVPIWCTGTTPNYASQAGLFPWGYDVPVAVGGSLCLPGDLIVADDDGAVVVPVRKADELIRTARAHEEWEAFSRMRLDEGARLSDYYPLSENSREEYEAWSRAKLAAVGGER
- a CDS encoding carbohydrate ABC transporter permease, whose protein sequence is MTSARVERRSMIPSRTLRLTFIVLAGLFMAVPIYLLVVNAFKPQAEIISTPFGFDLATLSFDYMARALTSTRFNVVAAYGVTIALVIGVNIISLIVSVPAAYVIARSLKRRYRVLMLVLLAGLFIPGQALIIPGIYVLKSLGLMGTIQGFLLFETTLTIPVSIFLYVGYIQTIPRELDEAAKIDGAGQLRTLLKVIVPLMKPAIATAIVLHSIGVWSDFVHPQMILGPASGIYTVTTGVYAAIGQYTSDYTLVYPNLLLAVAPILVFFIFMQRRIVGGLTSGALKG
- a CDS encoding carbohydrate ABC transporter permease, producing the protein MLNKITTPSGPAVLRAAGPERAERTAPRAISRRRRAFLDSTGQVAFVAPAFIMVTLFVLIPIGIAFYLSLTNWNGFSPNPGFVGTANYERILEDDAALRAGTFTAILAICGTLGCNVAGLGFALLLTRSTRFNSFMRALLFYPYVIGALMIGFIWSAILGANGVINSALESAGLDKIPFLSDPTLSALSVIAVTIWAAFGVNLVLYLAGLQTIDESMLEAAKIDGASTSQIFWQVKLPLLAPVVTVNIVLSAVALLKTYDLVLSLTSGGPAGRTETVAYQILAVSFSNGSLGYGAAQSVVLMVVVVAVTVAITSFRNRAERNVAA
- a CDS encoding ABC transporter substrate-binding protein, whose translation is MFRTRSRLVPVAAALAFASLGLTSCSGTPENTSAEPTELRMLVNVTPVLTLEFWDALVAPWEEANPNVDVVIEAPATNVGETLQQQLAAGTEPDIVDGAPIAMAEVLAELPDEDWVNDTPLVEENAVDGVKKIVGTGLQMQSLVFYNKDAFEAAGIDEAPTSVEEFTEALTALKGAGYVPLSTAGEWVTGSQFLGLAGPTVMRDEPDWIADRNAGEVSFAESNYHDYLQVYADWVAQGLVPADANALTYDDATAAFTSGKAATYTMGSWIVPTIDEAATDFEVGVFRAPTFDGKPGPLTGNPAVTYGVLDTSDKKDLAFDIVEYLTSDETAVTTALSVEGNYREGYPYEASDLTNAIFALADDSTGFITPGAGLGSNIAPLGYGDQVKVVVQGLYVGDSVEGGITLLDDWWTANAQ